In a genomic window of Magnolia sinica isolate HGM2019 chromosome 16, MsV1, whole genome shotgun sequence:
- the LOC131229882 gene encoding uncharacterized protein LOC131229882, producing MVFEHNKRPFSDDESCQLSHKHPRRLDYGGHLPSFAEFVLDVPGKQYTLGEGEESLDKCQGEERVASPTTTELAVPGDKEFESSAFGNLSGLSWVTSDITIVEEARTEPALEISRFPHFPDHGRPPRVLIQSEETYSSLLDHPSRRPVSVGPDHQADVPAWSLPDAKDRSGYLNLPAPALGADSDADVAFPPSKMPLPIPCPQLMEDDDENLMGICIMPMPHADNGGNVGNGRTDCSCLDKGSVRCVRQHVMEAREKLRAMLGQERFVELGFYDMGEYVGQKWSEEEDRVFQEVVFSNPLSSGKNFWNRLSLVFPTRAKKDLVSYYFNVFMLRRRAEQNRLDPLNIDSDDDEWHGSNEGEEFAITEEDGEDSIVESPLNQDLCNGDAREYDYCEDDEGGDDDYDSDEDGEVAGEDDDGVVDDVSEAHAGDKSSSDKWLYGNNSIPIIELASDNLRNGLEDQDVQDDSSTSSECQLTGANSGPADWAVMQENQVNTDYSKRWHSDLMNESLTDVVEGEYVLEPCDSLVWDTGFITSPEKGVDSLAAWDMIEEVFRDGTWNDNRMWDGPGFR from the exons ATGGTATTTGAGCACAACAAGCGACCCTTCAGTGATGATGAGTCATGCCAACTTTCTCACAAGCATCCAAGACGACTAGATTACGGCGGTCACCTGCCTTCTTTTGCAGAATTTGTTCTCGATGTCCCTGGGAAACAATATACTTTGG GTGAAGGTGAAGAAAGCTTGGATAAATGTCAGGGTGAGGAGAGGGTCGCAAGTCCCACCACTACTGAACTTGCAGTTCCTGGTGACAAGGAGTTTGAAAGCAGTGCTTTTGGCAATCTTTCTGGCTTGTCATGGGTCACAAGTGATATTACTATTGTAGAAGAAGCCAGAACTGAGCCAGCATTAGAGATTTCTCGCTTCCCTCATTTCCCTGATCATGGCCGTCCACCAAGGGTATTAATTCAGTCTGAAGAGACGTACTCCTCACTTCTAGATCATCCCTCTCGAAGGCCTGTTTCTGTGGGCCCTGATCATCAAGCAGATGTTCCTGCATGGAGCTTACCGGATGCTAAGGATAGATCTGGTTATTTGAACTTGCCAGCTCCAGCATTAGGTGCTGATTCAGACGCTGATGTTGCTTTTCCACCATCTAAGATGCCATTGCCAATTCCTTGCCCTCAACTCATGGAGGATGATGATGAAAACCTGATGGGCATTTGCATCATGCCAATGCCTCATGCTGACAATGGCGGTAATGTTGGCAATGGTAGGACTGATTGTAGTTGCCTGGACAAGGGTTCTGTTAGATGTGTGAGACAGCATGTGATGGAAGCAAGAGAAAAACTACGGGCGATGCTCGGGCAGGAGAGATTTGTGGAGCTGGGATTCTATGACATGGGAGAGTATGTGGGCCAGAAATGGAGCGAAGAGGAAGACCGTGTATTTCAGGAAGTTGTCTTCTCCAATCCGTTGTCTTCAGGCAAGAATTTTTGGAATAGACTCTCCCTCGTCTTCCCTACCAGGGCCAAGAAGGACCTTGTCAGTTACTACTTCAACGTCTTTATGCTTCGAAGAAGGGCCGAGCAGAATAGATTGGACCCATTGAATATTGACAGTGATGATGATGAGTGGCACGGGAGCAATGAAGGTGAGGAGTTTGCCATAACAGAGGAAGATGGTGAAGATTCCATTGTGGAGTCTCCTCTGAATCAAGATTTATGTAATGGTGATGCCCGCGAGTATGATTACTGTGAAGATGATGAGGGTGGGGATGATGATTATGACAGTGATGAAGATGGTGAAGTTGCTGGTGAAGATGATGACGGAGTGGTTGACGATGTTTCAGAAGCACATGCTGGTGATAAATCAAGTTCAGACAAATGGCTGTATGGTAACAATTCCATTCCCATCATCGAGCTGGCATCTGATAATCTGCGAAATGGTTTGGAAGATCAAGATGTGCAGGATGACTCGAGCACGTCCTCTGAGTGTCAGCTAACTGGAGCCAACTCCGGCCCAGCTGATTGGGCAGTGATGCAAGAGAACCAAGTCAATACAGACTATAGTAAAAGATGGCACAGCGATCTCATGAATGAGAGTCTAACAGATGTGGTCGAAGGTGAATATGTTTTGGAGCCTTGTGATTCCTTAGTATGGGACACTGGGTTTATTACCAGTCCAGAGAAAGGTGTTGATTCCTTGGCTGCGTGGGATATGATTGAAGAGGTCTTCAGAGATGGGACTTGGAACGATAATAGGATGTGGGATGGTCCTGGTTTCCGCTAA